The following proteins are encoded in a genomic region of Sorangiineae bacterium MSr12523:
- a CDS encoding aldo/keto reductase gives MSLDHYVTLGRSGLRVSPFCLGAMTFGEDLGWGSSVEESTRILDRYIELGGNFVDTANFYTKGHSEKILGDHVGRHPARRDRLVLATKFSGNLYPGDPNGGGSGRKSIMSACENSLRRLQTDYIDLYWLHNWDVHTPIEETMAALDDLVRAGKVRYIGVSDTPAWKVAEANIAARFRGWSAFIGLQIEYSLLERTVEQELVPMALELGLGITPWSPLKSGLLSGKFTRRNGSGSKSDRGWILQDSFNETTWAIVDELEIIAKSHESTVARVALAWVQAQPGVTSTIIGARRLAQLEDNVQALDLKLRAEELSHLDALTKPKLGFPQNMLSWFPEIHNGGTSVNGIYAPASPFGLQKGETPY, from the coding sequence ATGTCCCTCGACCACTATGTGACCTTGGGCCGCTCCGGCCTTCGCGTGAGCCCGTTCTGCCTCGGTGCCATGACGTTCGGTGAAGATCTCGGCTGGGGATCGAGCGTCGAAGAATCGACGAGGATTCTGGATCGCTACATCGAGCTCGGAGGCAACTTCGTCGACACGGCGAACTTCTATACGAAAGGCCACTCCGAGAAGATCCTCGGGGACCACGTCGGGCGGCATCCCGCGAGGCGCGACCGCCTGGTCCTCGCGACGAAGTTCAGCGGAAACCTGTACCCGGGCGATCCGAACGGTGGCGGTTCGGGGCGGAAGTCCATCATGTCCGCGTGCGAGAATTCGCTGCGGCGATTGCAAACTGACTACATCGATCTGTACTGGCTGCACAACTGGGACGTTCATACGCCGATCGAAGAGACGATGGCGGCGCTCGATGATCTCGTCCGCGCCGGAAAGGTCCGTTACATCGGTGTTTCGGATACGCCAGCGTGGAAGGTCGCAGAGGCCAACATCGCCGCGCGTTTCCGTGGCTGGTCGGCATTCATTGGCCTGCAGATCGAGTACTCGCTGCTCGAGCGTACGGTCGAGCAGGAGCTCGTGCCCATGGCCCTGGAGCTCGGGCTTGGAATTACGCCGTGGTCGCCGCTCAAGAGCGGTCTATTGAGCGGCAAATTCACGCGAAGGAATGGCAGCGGGTCGAAATCCGATCGCGGGTGGATCCTCCAGGATTCGTTCAACGAAACGACGTGGGCCATCGTCGACGAGCTCGAGATCATCGCGAAATCGCATGAGAGCACGGTGGCACGCGTTGCGCTGGCGTGGGTGCAGGCTCAACCGGGGGTTACCTCCACGATCATCGGTGCGCGGCGGCTCGCGCAACTCGAGGACAACGTGCAAGCGCTGGACTTGAAATTACGGGCTGAGGAACTCTCGCACCTCGACGCGCTCACCAAGCCGAAACTCGGATTTCCACAGAACATGCTGTCGTGGTTCCCCGAAATCCACAACGGCGGCACCAGCGTGAATGGCATCTATGCGCCAGCATCACCTTTTGGCCTGCAAAAGGGAGAGACGCCGTACTGA